From Domibacillus sp. DTU_2020_1001157_1_SI_ALB_TIR_016, a single genomic window includes:
- the putP gene encoding sodium/proline symporter PutP, translating to MAGMLLIGWLAYRKTSNLTDYMLGGRGLGPAVTALSAGASDMSSWLLMGLPGAIYVSGVSSAWIVFGLTFGAWANWLYVAPRLRVYTEVANDSITIPGYLENRFDDRKKVLRLVSGIVILVFFTFYVSSGMVSGGVLFNTTFGLDYHAGLLLVTGIVVAYTLFGGFLAVSWTDFVQGIIMVLALVLVPIVTLIEIGGLGTAVSEVRSIDPKMLDIFQGQSVLGIVSLIAWGLGYFGQPHIIVRFMAITSRKDVKTARRIGMSWMIFSIVGAMFTGFLGIAYYSMNGLAIGDPETIFIKLGEILFHPFITGFVLSAILAAVMSTISSQLLVTSSSLVEDLYKTFLRRDASDKELVFLGRAAVLIVSVIALALGWEKNDTILGLVSYAWAGFGAAFGPAILLSLYWKRMTKWGALAGMLVGAVTVILWAEVPALADFLYELIPGFVLSLLAIILVSLLTKTEGKTEERFNEFTAKMKE from the coding sequence ATGGCCGGCATGTTGCTGATCGGGTGGTTAGCATATCGAAAAACGTCTAACTTAACCGACTACATGCTTGGAGGCCGTGGATTAGGTCCTGCTGTTACGGCACTTTCTGCCGGTGCATCAGACATGAGCAGCTGGCTCCTGATGGGACTGCCGGGTGCAATTTATGTATCAGGTGTTAGTTCAGCATGGATTGTATTTGGATTAACTTTTGGAGCTTGGGCAAACTGGCTTTATGTAGCACCTCGGCTTCGCGTTTACACGGAAGTAGCAAATGACTCCATCACCATACCCGGTTATCTGGAAAACCGCTTTGATGACCGTAAAAAAGTGCTGCGTCTCGTATCGGGCATTGTCATCTTAGTTTTCTTTACGTTTTACGTCTCCTCTGGTATGGTATCCGGCGGCGTATTGTTTAATACAACGTTTGGACTTGATTATCATGCAGGACTTCTGCTTGTGACAGGAATTGTTGTGGCTTACACATTGTTCGGCGGCTTTCTTGCAGTGAGCTGGACTGATTTTGTACAGGGAATTATTATGGTTTTGGCACTTGTTCTTGTACCGATTGTGACGCTTATCGAAATTGGCGGACTTGGTACAGCTGTATCAGAAGTACGATCCATTGATCCGAAAATGCTGGATATTTTCCAGGGACAAAGTGTATTGGGCATTGTTTCATTGATTGCATGGGGACTAGGCTACTTCGGGCAGCCGCACATCATCGTCCGTTTCATGGCGATCACGTCCAGAAAAGATGTGAAAACAGCGCGCCGGATCGGCATGAGCTGGATGATTTTCTCTATCGTTGGAGCAATGTTTACCGGTTTCCTTGGCATCGCGTATTACTCGATGAACGGTCTTGCGATCGGTGATCCGGAAACGATTTTCATTAAACTGGGTGAAATTTTATTCCACCCCTTTATTACTGGCTTCGTCCTATCCGCTATTTTAGCGGCCGTTATGAGTACGATTTCTTCGCAGCTTCTTGTCACATCGAGTTCGCTCGTGGAAGATCTGTACAAAACGTTTTTACGCCGTGATGCGTCTGATAAAGAGCTGGTATTTCTTGGACGTGCCGCTGTACTGATCGTTTCTGTTATCGCGCTTGCGCTTGGCTGGGAGAAAAATGATACGATCTTAGGGCTTGTCAGCTATGCATGGGCCGGGTTCGGTGCTGCGTTTGGGCCGGCGATTCTGCTCAGTCTGTACTGGAAGCGAATGACGAAATGGGGCGCACTCGCCGGAATGCTCGTTGGAGCCGTAACCGTCATCCTCTGGGCGGAAGTCCCTGCACTGGCAGACTTCCTTTACGAATTAATTCCAGGATTCGTTCTTTCTCTTTTAGCGATTATCCTCGTTAGTCTGCTGACAAAAACAGAGGGTAAAACGGAAGAACGATTCAACGAATTTACCGCGAAAATGAAAGAATAA
- a CDS encoding DUF948 domain-containing protein, protein MEWIGWISLAIFVAALIYFAVSAVKAFKSIKPKVDHLKAAQQRIQTETDKIKGETDELKVHQEHIMADVDHAKQAVTLTVNEAKQIPQNAKFFAKTAADPIKNKKTAKA, encoded by the coding sequence ATGGAATGGATTGGCTGGATTAGTCTCGCTATTTTTGTGGCCGCGCTTATTTATTTTGCGGTTTCAGCGGTTAAAGCATTTAAATCGATCAAACCAAAAGTTGATCATTTAAAAGCAGCACAGCAGCGTATTCAAACAGAAACGGATAAAATTAAAGGCGAAACAGATGAACTAAAAGTTCATCAAGAACACATTATGGCGGATGTTGATCATGCAAAACAAGCGGTTACATTAACCGTAAATGAAGCAAAACAAATTCCACAAAACGCCAAATTTTTTGCCAAAACAGCGGCCGACCCAATAAAAAATAAAAAAACTGCTAAGGCTTAA
- a CDS encoding glutamine--tRNA ligase/YqeY domain fusion protein, with product MEQSSNFIRTIIKQDLESGKRDHVITRFPPEPNGYLHIGHAKSIVINFGLADDFGGKTNLRFDDTNPLKEDQEYVDSIKEDVAWLGYEWDELRYASDYFGEMYARAVRLIKKELAYVDDLSADEIREYRGTLTEPGKESPYRARTVEENLDLFERMKNGEFADGTKVLRAKIDMASPNLNLRDPVLYRVSHASHHNTGDKWCIYPMYDFAHPLEDAIEGVTHSLCTTEFEDHRPLYEWVVRECEMDMQPQQIEFGRLGLTNTVMSKRKLKQLVDEKHVDGWDDPRLPTISGMRRRGFTAEAIREFVKETGVSKNSGVVDSAMLDHFVREDLKLKAPRTMGVLRPLKLVITNYPEGQVEWLDAEINPENPEMGMRKIPFSREIYIEQEDFMEEPPKKYFRLFPGNEVRLKHAYFVKCEDFIKDENGNVVEIHCTYDPRTKSGSDFNERKVKGTIHWVDATHAVPAEFRLYEPLIMDSEEGEDTEGKTFLDYVNKNSLETLNGFIEPNLKEIDAQEKLQFFRHGYFNVDPKHSEPGKPVFNRIVSLKSSFRL from the coding sequence TTGGAACAATCATCTAACTTTATTCGCACGATCATCAAACAGGATCTGGAATCAGGCAAACGGGATCATGTTATCACCCGTTTCCCGCCTGAGCCGAACGGCTACCTGCATATTGGCCACGCGAAATCAATCGTCATTAACTTCGGGCTTGCTGACGATTTTGGCGGCAAAACGAATTTGCGTTTTGACGATACAAACCCATTAAAAGAAGATCAGGAATACGTGGATTCGATCAAGGAAGACGTTGCCTGGCTTGGCTATGAGTGGGATGAACTTCGCTACGCATCCGATTACTTTGGTGAAATGTACGCACGCGCTGTACGACTAATTAAAAAAGAGCTCGCTTACGTGGACGACCTGTCTGCTGACGAAATCCGTGAATACCGCGGTACGCTTACAGAGCCAGGGAAAGAAAGCCCGTACCGCGCTCGGACTGTAGAAGAAAACCTTGATTTATTCGAGCGGATGAAAAACGGCGAATTTGCAGATGGAACAAAAGTGCTTCGGGCAAAAATCGATATGGCTTCCCCTAATTTAAATTTGCGTGATCCGGTTTTATACCGTGTTTCTCATGCGTCTCATCACAATACAGGCGATAAATGGTGCATTTATCCGATGTATGATTTTGCGCATCCGCTTGAAGATGCGATTGAAGGCGTGACGCACTCTCTTTGTACAACAGAATTTGAAGACCACCGTCCTCTTTATGAGTGGGTAGTCCGTGAATGCGAAATGGATATGCAGCCGCAGCAAATCGAATTTGGCCGTCTAGGCCTTACCAATACGGTGATGAGTAAGCGGAAATTAAAACAGCTTGTAGACGAAAAGCATGTAGACGGCTGGGATGACCCGCGCCTTCCGACCATTTCCGGCATGCGCCGCCGTGGTTTTACAGCAGAAGCAATTCGCGAATTTGTGAAAGAAACAGGCGTATCGAAAAACTCTGGTGTGGTGGATTCAGCTATGCTTGACCACTTTGTCCGTGAAGACCTGAAGCTGAAAGCACCTCGGACAATGGGTGTACTCCGTCCATTAAAACTTGTCATTACCAATTATCCTGAAGGCCAGGTTGAATGGCTGGATGCGGAAATCAATCCGGAAAATCCAGAAATGGGTATGCGGAAAATTCCGTTTTCACGTGAGATTTATATCGAGCAGGAAGACTTTATGGAAGAACCGCCGAAAAAATATTTCCGCCTTTTCCCAGGCAATGAAGTTCGCTTGAAACACGCTTATTTTGTTAAATGCGAAGACTTCATTAAAGATGAGAACGGCAATGTAGTTGAGATTCACTGCACGTACGATCCACGCACAAAGAGCGGTTCTGACTTTAATGAACGGAAAGTAAAAGGAACGATTCACTGGGTAGATGCAACACACGCAGTACCTGCTGAGTTCCGCTTGTATGAGCCGCTCATTATGGACAGCGAAGAAGGCGAGGACACAGAAGGCAAAACGTTCCTCGATTATGTAAATAAAAATTCGCTTGAAACATTAAACGGATTTATTGAGCCAAACTTGAAGGAGATAGACGCACAGGAAAAACTGCAATTTTTCCGCCACGGTTACTTTAATGTAGATCCGAAGCACTCTGAGCCTGGCAAGCCAGTCTTTAACCGGATTGTCTCTTTGAAAAGCTCATTTAGATTGTAA